A genomic segment from Orientia tsutsugamushi str. Boryong encodes:
- a CDS encoding reverse transcriptase domain-containing protein, whose amino-acid sequence MAVHSIDRNTWLTKLERIKLLSSKNQDIKFNNLNQDIKFNNLGHIIDLKMLEEQYKELDSKKAIGIDGITKADYGKKLKANLLSLLTKIRKWQYQAKPARITEIPKEDGGKRPLIISCFEDKIIESTVSKILNSVFEPIFLKYSYGFRPKLNAHDALRELNRLTYNFNKGAIVEIDITKCFNTIKHCELMEFLRKRISDKKFLRLVMKLIETPIIENGTIVTNKEGCRQGSIVSPILANVFLHYVIDSWFAKISKENLMGQTGMVRYCDDMVFVFEKETDAKRFYDVLPKRLNKYGLNINEAKSQMIKSGRDHAANLAKQDKKIASYNFLGFTCYWGKSRFGTTWRLKYTSRRDRFTEKLKGLRKYLRAQLNKQDKTQTLSQVIRVIR is encoded by the coding sequence ATGGCTGTACACAGCATAGACAGAAATACATGGTTAACGAAACTTGAGCGTATAAAGTTGCTATCATCGAAAAATCAAGACATAAAGTTTAATAATCTAAATCAAGACATAAAGTTTAATAATCTTGGACATATCATTGATTTAAAGATGTTAGAAGAACAATATAAGGAACTCGATAGCAAGAAAGCGATAGGAATAGATGGTATAACCAAAGCTGATTATGGTAAGAAGTTGAAAGCAAATCTGCTCTCGCTTCTTACTAAAATTCGCAAATGGCAATATCAAGCTAAACCTGCACGAATAACAGAAATTCCAAAAGAAGATGGAGGCAAAAGACCTTTGATAATATCATGTTTTGAAGATAAGATAATCGAGTCTACAGTAAGCAAGATATTAAACTCTGTGTTTGAGCCAATATTCTTAAAGTATTCCTATGGATTTCGACCTAAATTAAATGCACACGATGCTTTAAGGGAGTTAAACAGACTTACGTATAACTTCAATAAAGGGGCTATAGTAGAGATTGATATAACAAAGTGTTTCAATACAATTAAGCATTGCGAGTTGATGGAATTTCTAAGAAAGAGAATATCTGACAAGAAGTTTCTAAGACTAGTTATGAAACTGATTGAAACACCAATCATAGAAAATGGTACTATAGTTACTAACAAAGAAGGTTGTCGTCAAGGCTCAATAGTTTCGCCAATTCTGGCAAATGTCTTTCTGCATTATGTTATAGATAGCTGGTTTGCAAAAATCAGCAAAGAAAACTTAATGGGACAAACAGGAATGGTGAGGTACTGCGACGATATGGTATTTGTCTTTGAAAAGGAAACAGATGCGAAAAGGTTTTATGATGTTTTGCCTAAAAGGTTAAATAAGTATGGGCTAAATATCAATGAAGCTAAATCACAAATGATTAAATCTGGTAGAGACCATGCTGCAAATTTAGCCAAACAAGACAAGAAGATCGCAAGTTATAATTTTCTTGGATTTACTTGCTATTGGGGCAAATCAAGATTTGGCACAACATGGAGACTAAAATATACCTCAAGGAGAGATCGTTTTACTGAGAAACTGAAAGGACTGAGAAAATATTTGCGTGCTCAGCTAAACAAGCAAGATAAAACACAAACATTATCACAAGTCATTAGAGTTATTAGGTGA
- a CDS encoding CopD family protein gives MQNYYDYFKSIHIISVIFWMAGMLYLPRLYVYHTQVQTESESYNMLCTMERRLIFIMSLSMLLVFIMGGILFFIYNITIYDTWFHVKMLSVLLLSTMHGMFIRYHKRFVNKSNKKSTMFYKVINELVALLIVVAIFMVVLKPYW, from the coding sequence ATGCAAAACTATTATGATTATTTTAAATCTATACATATTATATCAGTAATTTTCTGGATGGCTGGAATGTTATATCTTCCTAGATTGTATGTATATCATACTCAGGTTCAGACTGAATCAGAATCATATAATATGCTGTGTACAATGGAAAGAAGGCTCATATTTATTATGAGCTTATCAATGTTACTAGTATTTATTATGGGAGGAATTTTATTTTTTATCTATAATATTACAATTTATGACACCTGGTTTCATGTTAAGATGCTGTCAGTGTTACTTCTTTCAACAATGCATGGAATGTTTATTAGATACCACAAGAGATTCGTTAACAAAAGCAATAAAAAATCAACAATGTTTTACAAAGTTATTAATGAGTTAGTAGCATTATTAATAGTTGTTGCTATCTTTATGGTTGTACTAAAACCATACTGGTAA
- the hemH gene encoding ferrochelatase, which yields MSNKKKIAIVLLNLGGPDKIESVKQFLFNLFYDKHIVQLPNPFRFLVAKIIASVRNKSSQKIYNKIGGKSPILFQTTLQAEALRIKLKNKLLHPYKIFIAMRYWNPLIHEVVSQIKEYQPSKVILLPLYPQFSTSTTLSAIEEFRSSLLKNNFSCLVKTVCCYPINKGLVDGYSSIIKNCTNDFSNTVLLFSAHGLPKKFITQGDPYQWQIENSVKSIVKKLNVKGLYWKISYQSKIGPLKWLEPDTKSEIICAAKSKKNIIIVPISFVSEHVETLVELDIDYSSIAKHYGVSYCRAETVGVNDLFINGIADIILKAINSNDDVISGNCDKICPQKFIQCIYKR from the coding sequence GTGAGTAACAAAAAAAAGATAGCAATAGTTCTACTAAACCTTGGAGGGCCAGATAAAATTGAATCTGTTAAACAGTTTTTGTTTAATTTGTTTTACGATAAACATATAGTTCAACTTCCTAATCCATTTAGATTCTTAGTTGCTAAAATAATAGCATCAGTAAGAAACAAGTCTTCACAAAAAATTTATAATAAAATTGGAGGTAAATCTCCAATTTTATTTCAAACAACTTTACAAGCTGAAGCACTAAGAATTAAGCTAAAAAATAAGTTACTTCATCCATATAAGATTTTTATAGCCATGCGTTATTGGAATCCATTGATTCACGAAGTAGTTTCACAAATAAAAGAATACCAACCAAGCAAAGTTATATTATTGCCACTATATCCTCAGTTTTCTACTAGTACTACCTTATCTGCAATAGAGGAATTTAGAAGCAGTTTATTAAAAAATAACTTTAGTTGTTTAGTTAAAACTGTTTGTTGCTATCCAATTAACAAAGGATTAGTGGATGGATACTCAAGTATAATTAAAAACTGCACTAACGATTTTTCTAATACTGTTTTGTTGTTTTCTGCACATGGACTACCAAAAAAATTTATTACTCAAGGAGATCCATATCAATGGCAAATTGAAAATTCGGTAAAGTCAATTGTTAAAAAACTAAATGTAAAAGGATTATATTGGAAAATATCTTACCAAAGTAAAATAGGGCCATTAAAGTGGCTAGAGCCTGATACAAAGTCTGAAATTATTTGTGCAGCTAAAAGTAAAAAAAATATTATAATTGTACCTATAAGTTTTGTGTCTGAACATGTAGAAACTTTAGTTGAGCTTGATATAGATTACTCTAGTATTGCTAAACACTATGGAGTTAGTTATTGCAGAGCTGAAACTGTAGGCGTAAATGATTTATTCATAAATGGAATAGCAGATATAATACTAAAAGCTATTAATAGTAATGATGATGTTATTTCAGGAAATTGTGATAAAATATGCCCACAAAAATTTATACAGTGTATATATAAAAGATAG
- the hemE gene encoding uroporphyrinogen decarboxylase, translated as MSKIIQAFHSSNKNYTPIWFMRQAGRYLPEYQVLKRTTNSFFELCYNPIKAAEATLQPIARFDFDAAIIFSDILVLPDSLGINIRFINNLCPTAEKIPNLLDLQKSKIQNTKISKVYEAIDIVRKKLNKKKSLIGFCGGPWTVLTYILGYNSRNTPKFHEIKSNNKHELIVDSINILTKHTIDHLANQILAGADIVQIFDSWAGILPYQEFSEYVIKPTSNIVKTLKEKFPHIKIIGFPKGAGKLYHKYTKETNVDGISCDYDLQLDEMLKLQKNVLVQGNLNPNTILSKNSKIIEESVIKIMDTLSNNRFIFNLGHGILPETPIKNVELIVKLVKNYHSSE; from the coding sequence ATGAGTAAAATTATACAAGCTTTTCATAGTTCTAATAAAAATTACACTCCAATATGGTTTATGAGACAAGCAGGTAGGTATCTACCAGAATATCAAGTGTTAAAAAGAACAACAAATAGCTTTTTTGAATTATGTTACAATCCAATTAAAGCAGCTGAAGCTACTTTACAACCAATAGCAAGATTTGACTTTGATGCAGCAATAATATTCTCAGATATTTTAGTACTTCCTGACTCTCTAGGAATAAATATTAGATTTATTAATAACTTATGTCCAACAGCAGAAAAAATACCAAATTTACTAGACTTACAAAAATCAAAAATACAAAATACAAAAATTAGTAAAGTATATGAGGCAATAGACATAGTAAGAAAAAAGTTAAATAAAAAAAAATCTCTTATAGGATTCTGTGGAGGACCATGGACAGTATTAACTTATATTTTAGGATATAACAGTAGAAATACTCCAAAGTTTCACGAAATAAAATCTAATAATAAGCATGAACTTATTGTAGATTCTATCAACATTCTAACAAAGCATACAATAGATCACCTAGCAAATCAGATACTAGCAGGAGCTGATATAGTTCAAATATTTGATAGTTGGGCTGGAATTTTACCATATCAAGAGTTTTCTGAATATGTGATTAAACCAACTTCTAATATAGTCAAAACATTGAAAGAAAAATTTCCTCATATAAAGATTATTGGATTTCCTAAAGGAGCAGGTAAATTATATCACAAATATACTAAGGAAACTAATGTTGATGGAATAAGCTGTGATTATGATTTACAACTAGATGAAATGTTAAAATTACAAAAAAATGTTCTTGTACAAGGAAATCTTAATCCTAATACAATATTATCAAAAAATAGCAAAATCATTGAGGAATCTGTAATAAAAATTATGGATACTTTATCAAACAATAGATTTATTTTTAATTTAGGTCATGGTATTCTACCAGAGACTCCAATAAAAAATGTTGAGTTAATAGTTAAACTAGTAAAAAACTACCATTCAAGTGAGTAA